CACTCTCCTGGAGATTCAAATTCACAAAAATGTTTAGGAACCCAaagagtaaataaaaattagtcttAAATATATAGTATTCTTTTACCTTAAATGAGACATCATATGTAAACACAAACTCTTTCCCTTGCTCAACTTCTTGAGGGGCAGTAGTGCTTTGGATTAAGTTCTTTGTGTCCTTGTTGCATGTTGCTAGCTGAGGATTGTTTTCGTCCCACTCCTTGTACTCATGCAAGATACTATCCAAAAGATAAAAGTCTCGTTATTCCTCAAATCCAACAAGACAGACATCAGGCAACCAAGTAGAAGTAACAAGCAGAAGGTAATACCTGTTAGGAGTAACCTCAAACCCAACAATTCTAGCGGAATCAGACTCTAGATCTCTGTGGTACATAACTCGAAAGCTCAAGTGATTATGGATAAAATATTTCTCCTCTTTGCTCTACAAAAGCCAAGCAACTAGTGGTTGGTATGAGAGAATGGAAAAAAGAGACAGAGTTTAAGGAGATACCCCTTCATAACTCCCTTTGAATCCAACACGGAAACCGTGCTCATAAGTAGTTGACTGGCTTCCATCTCTCCTTTGTCTAAGCACAGCTACTGGAAGATTATCAAGAATCCTACACAGTAAATTTGGTTATGTTAACAGATTAATATAAAGCATTCTAGGAGACAAAGATACAAAGGACAAGAAGGCTATAATTAGCTATTTACATATTAGCACGGTATTCATCATCAATCTTCTCCTTGAAATTTTTGGTGGACTCAGCGTCAAGTTTAACACGGCAACCAACTTTGCAAGGCTGATCCTCCAGCATTTGAAACTGAGTCAAAAATTCACATTATGAAGACGTGTTAACGTATGAAAAAAAGCAGTCAAACAACAAGTAGAGACAGAAGAATGATTATTTTACTTAACAGTATAAACGGAATTCTCAATGCGGTCGCCTCTGAGAACCTCCCCAAGATTCTCAGCATTGTTCAAGATCTTAGAAGGCTTACAGTAATTCAGGTAGTAGTAGTCATAAGGAAGTTGAGTCTTTGTAGAAGACAATTTGTTCACTTTGACATAGAGAGGATCACCCTgtaacaaacaaaacaacaaatcaAGAGATGAAAAACAATTAGTAAATCTTTTATCACATATTGAGATCAAATAAAGTCAATCAACTCCTTGAAAATGCAGATAATCAGATTCATGAATATAACAAAAGCCCTTTACTTCTCACATCATGACATCATCGACTCACTCACTAAGCTAAGCTAAGCTAAGCTACCAACAGAAACGGTGGCTGGAAAAAAAAAGGACACAACTTTCCAACAGATTAAGATCGAATCACACGCTAAACTATAAAACCACTTAGACCCATGAACCCTAGATCGAAGACGCGAGATCGGAGAGAGAGAAACGAAAAAAGTTATTACCTTTTGAAAATCGCGAGGAGCTACTCCGGGGAGATAGAAGGCGCGAGATAAGGAgaaggagaggagagagaggaagagagtggCGTAGAATCGAAAGCTGCTTCCTTTCGTCTTCTTCatcatttgtttgtttttctcttCTGCCTCAGAGCTTCTTCAGAAGTTCAGATGGAAGACAAGTGcgttctttttttattattgaacGAAGATGGAGGACCCTGCGGTTATCAATACGATGCCGTTTTGGGGGTCAGTGAAAACTGAAAATAGCTTCAAGGGGTACAATATATTTTGGTCAATCAAGACTACAGATTTGAAATTATTTCCTTACTTTTATGACATCATTTTATGTTGggaaaatagaaatatattttgggAACTTAATCATGCAATCTTTTATGTAAGGAAacaaattttcagtttttttttttttttaccaattttTAGACAAAGTTTTAGATAGTGAATTTTTAGACAAAGTTGATAATAAGAAGATTTGTATTTGCTTTAAGAAGAACTAGAAGACGCTTCATGTTAAAGCAAAGGGATGATATATGATTGGCAtgcctaactttttttttttttggaaaaaaaggTGGCTAGTTTGTGTTAGTATATGACTTTGATCTCAAGATATAACTTAAGCTTTCATGGATGATTTGTTAAGTAAAGTTGGTTGATGATTATGATAGGGCAATGAAGATGGACTTTGTTTATAAAGTTGCCGGTAGCTGGAAAGTTTTTTCCTTACAGAATTTTATTCATTGTAAAGAAAGGCCAATTGAATGTAATTACATAGCATCATCCAACATGCCTAAGAATAGTAGTTATAGTAGCCGCGCTCAAACTATTGAGTTGTGGAATAGTAGATGTTCAAGAAgacaatgatgatgatgaaacctAACGATGGTTAGAATGCCTTTTGTCTTTTTGATATAGATATTGTTTAGGTAAGTGTAAGAATATAGATATACTTGCAGGGTGAAGAGCTCCAAAACCTAACGAATCAAGACTATATATGAGTACATCCATAAGTTTTGGTGTTTTGGGTTTTACAGTGTGACAATCCGATACAATTTGATCCCTCACGCAGTTCCATGGTTTACTGAAGAGGCTCTTGCTGATGAggatgattatgatgatgataatgaattACTAACGAGAAGAGAAGATTTGCTTCAGTGGAGTTTTCAAAATTGAGAGAGAAGCTTCACAATCTCTAATGTATAtgcttttatttaatattgataCGCCAAGAGTTCCAAGAATATCTCTCAATAACACACTCGCAGGTATATGAAGAAGTGATTGTATATACATTTGACGTTTTTGTTAGACGCAGCCTAGCTATCGACATGTCTCCTGACTATAGTTCATGTGTCTTGCTTGTTTAAACATCATCAAATTCATTCTTATTTTAGAGGCTAGTTGCTCCAAGATTTCTTAAcgttatttgtttttgtttggctATGGTTATTGAGCAAATTCCACCTTTTGTCAATATATCTACTGATAATCTTGGAGCAATCCCAATTAATTCCAAAGGTTGTAAACATCATTTAAGTTGAAATTTTATGTGTTTTCAACAATTAAAAgttgtgtatttttattttaaagttatgtttttattttattttaaagtaactgtatatattgaaaaaatgtgaccatttatattgaaaaattgTGACTCTTCATATAAATattactagatctcgatccgcacCATCGcgtgggtttttgttttcatttgtttttatataatttttttttttcaattctaaattggtatatatgtgtctatcaatttttaaaacataataagtttacggtatatttttttcattgaataaattgtttcaaactttcacatgtatttgtatcttcttttatatatatatatatatatatatatatttggattattatttgattattaaaattgtaactatatatataaagattaataaaatattgttttattgtcatattcaaagttattgtaacatttcacaaatttagaaagtttttaaaaaattaaacttttcgcttcatagatttatattatcgagtaaataattaaacatttagtttttgtttaatttttaaaataaactatatagtttaaaattatttttcatctgtttaaggtagtaaagattaatcattgttaaataatatgatttttgttatctaatttttttaatataattttaaaagttaacatcaaaaaatatttaaatatttaacatatggaggtagtattacaacattaaattatatctatttaatttatactatttgataaatccaatggatcatctattgtttaaatccaattattgatagcctaataaaaatttctagtaggcccaaaatttaaatgataagattagagattaaatgtaacatgactttctaggaatatgtcTATTAGgcccatttttttaaaaatcacacatgaatcaaggttgtgacttctcttttaatatataagatttcaaTAAAAATAACCTTAAAATGGAAACGATGTGACTcttcaaacaaaattttgaaaatctataaatagatATGTCCATACCttttcaaaacataattttgactaatcaaataaaatggTGAAGAAAAAGAGTTCTATGCAATTAGTTAgttacaatatattttgaattttatagatttttcttttcattataattttgctcactgttttttattttttaaattacatttctttttatttataactatttaagataaattttttgtttacaattgatttttatttttagataatatttctttttaatttatgtgttttcaatttttatttattatgatttGTGTGTTTCATAActgtatttcatatttttagtttattaccaCTCTTGAGTAGGAAAATTACATCTTTTCCACTTATGCTTTTTCAACTCTATAAATACAATATTTGTTGCCTATCAACTAAAGAAGTATATGGAATCGTTCAGAGCAATCAACTACTTGCATCATCGCAGCACTGAATCTTGATCTAACGTCGAGTCCGACAACTTAACGCTCATCAGAGCAATCAACATCGACATGCAAACTAAAGAAATATATGGAATCGTTCAACACATCCAGCAAATCTCCTCGGTTTTTGTCAATATCTCGTTCTCTCATCTTCCCCGAATTCACCTCATAGAAGTTGATTCTTTAGCAAAAACAACCCTAATGGACCACCGTGTAATCACCTCTGTTATGGTTTAAAACTCTGCTTTGGACCCGAgaccttttcttttttctctatTGCTTAATGAAATTATtcggttgacaaaaaaaaagagattcgAAACTCAAATTTTCTAATGTATGAATAAATAACTTCTAATCAAATCTTTAGGACTAAAATGTTAGAATCCATAAAcccaaaaattgaaaaacaggGGAATTTgtggtttttcttttaattatttttcacaaTAAATCTCACAATTTGTCTTGTTTCtctgttaattaattattttcccaacatttttttttatttttgataatataAAGTCATTAGGTCTCCAAAAAAacaggggaagaagaagaagaagaaggtcgcATCTTGACTTTCTTCCAATCCTTGGAGCCAGAGCTTTTCGAGATTTGGTGCTAAAATGGCAGCTCTTTCAGCTGTTCTGTCTCTTGGTTTCGTAACACTTGGCCCTTCGCGCCTTTCCTTCTCCTCTTTCAATTCTCTCCGGCAACAGACGTCACTTCTCCGACGCCAAAGTCTTGTCCTTTCGAGGTCTCCGCTTAACAGGGTTCTTCAAGCTTCCCTTCAATCCAGTACGTTATCTAATTAAACATGACTCGATTCCCTTTCATGGGTTTGCGTTAGATTCATTGGAATCAATCGTTCATATCTGAAAAATTCAATCTTTATATTCAGAGATGATCTCTTGTAGTGTCTTTATAAAgcattcatttttaatatatatatagattgtgTTTATTAGATTATGCAAATGCTGGTGAGGCTGAGGTTACATCACCTGGAGACCGTTCTGAGATTGTGTTTTTGGGTACTGGAACAAGTGAAGGGATCCCTCGTGTTAGCTGCCTCACTAATCCTCTCAAAACATGTTCGGTATTTCTTTTGTTCATTGTTGAGTTTTCATCTTTGGTTTCAATGGGCTCCTATTTGtaaagaaagaatctatttTTGATTGTTCTAGGTATGCACCAAAGCAGCAGAACCTGGAAACAAGAACAGGAGACTTAACACTAGCATTCTTGTTCGGTACACTAGACCATCTGGAACAAGTAACATCCTTATTGATTGTGGCAAGTAAGTGCATTGATATCACTCTTGTGCTTTGTGTGAATGTTGATTCCATTTCTAGCTTGTGGCAAATGCTGACATTAGAAAAGAGAGGTTGAATCCAATCTTTTTAATCCTTCTTCTGCTTTCAAAATGTATGATGTTTAAgagagtttttgatgtttcaaaatgtatgtaatttttaactttattaaaacCGATGTAGCCAATGATATTTTGTAGTCtgttttgtaattggttgaataatgtTAAATCTAAAACTCGTATTTTGGTGATATATTTTAGAACCGAGGGAGTATAAGATATTTGGTGAGATTGATCTTAGAGCATatgattttcattttctttcttgtatGCTAACTTTTTGTATTCTCCTTTCTCCTTGCAGGTTCTTCTACCATAGTGCACTTAAATGGTTTCCCACCTTCGGGTAAAGCTCTTTTCATCAACCAGCATTTACTTGTCATAAGAGTTCTTAGAAACTCTTCACTATGTTACATTCTGATAATTTTTTAGCATTGCTTCTATGGCCATCTCCATGATACTTAGTTGTGCTATCTTTTTTTCCAGGCTAAGAACACTTGATGCGGTTGTGATCACTCATTCTCATGCTGATGCTATTGGAGGTCTCTGAAACTAACAAGTTAAACCTTGCCCCATCCATCTTTTTTCTTTATCCTGTAAAAAGCTATGATATTGAAGTCTTCTgcttcatttttgttttctgcTCTCCAGGTCTTGATGATCTCCGTGACTGGACAAACAATGTCCAACCTCACATTCCAATTTACACCGCTATGCGTGAttttgaggtttacttgttttcaCAACACACATTGAAAGACATTCCCCTTATCTCTAACGTAGTTAAAGACTCTCTACCGTGACATGTGCATCTCTCAGGTGATGAAGAAGACTCATTATTACTTGGTTGATACGAGTGTGATCATACCAGGGGCTGCAGTCTCAGAGTTGGAGTTTA
The window above is part of the Brassica napus cultivar Da-Ae chromosome C3, Da-Ae, whole genome shotgun sequence genome. Proteins encoded here:
- the LOC106389154 gene encoding putative hydrolase C777.06c isoform X1, whose protein sequence is MAALSAVLSLGFVTLGPSRLSFSSFNSLRQQTSLLRRQSLVLSRSPLNRVLQASLQSNYANAGEAEVTSPGDRSEIVFLGTGTSEGIPRVSCLTNPLKTCSVCTKAAEPGNKNRRLNTSILVRYTRPSGTSNILIDCGKFFYHSALKWFPTFGLRTLDAVVITHSHADAIGGLDDLRDWTNNVQPHIPIYTAMRDFEVMKKTHYYLVDTSVIIPGAAVSELEFKIIHEDQPFMVKDLKIIPLPVWHGSNYRSLGFRFGDVCYISDVSDIPEETYPLLRDCDLLIMDALRPDRSSATHFGLPRALEEVRKIKPKRTLFTGMMHLMDHEKVSEELEKLMDTEGLDVKLSYDGLRVPISI
- the LOC106389154 gene encoding putative hydrolase C777.06c isoform X2, whose translation is MQMLVRLRLHHLETVLRLCFWVLEQVKGSLVLAASLILSKHVCTKAAEPGNKNRRLNTSILVRYTRPSGTSNILIDCGKFFYHSALKWFPTFGLRTLDAVVITHSHADAIGGLDDLRDWTNNVQPHIPIYTAMRDFEVMKKTHYYLVDTSVIIPGAAVSELEFKIIHEDQPFMVKDLKIIPLPVWHGSNYRSLGFRFGDVCYISDVSDIPEETYPLLRDCDLLIMDALRPDRSSATHFGLPRALEEVRKIKPKRTLFTGMMHLMDHEKVSEELEKLMDTEGLDVKLSYDGLRVPISI